A DNA window from Ornithinimicrobium humiphilum contains the following coding sequences:
- a CDS encoding PP2C family protein-serine/threonine phosphatase, producing the protein MTTEQPEQPAPTTPDEKIVPLTPPDPVEVEVTENPGVAADGTLQPEAGVETERHPVPEAEIDSAEADLEEDLDGEPDLDEEPEPFTDGPPPLPTPMLVLDGELPPEPEPVAEEPVDHGTCRCGGAFDADGWCTECGERRPDPRHHFTARPADHVAAVCDRGIRHTDNEDAMAVWAGEDGSAALVVCDGVTTATRSAEASLGAAEAALQTLTSTSGSAAERIVAATDAAAEAVAQVGRDFPDSAPSCTYVAVVVEDGLATYGSVGDSRGYWIPDEGEPRRLTTDDSMAEEQIRAGLDRASAESGALAHTITRWLGPDSPDHRPVITTQQVGEPGWVLACTDGLWNYASEPADLRAVLRQEERRVGRDPLDLAQALVAWANGRGGADNITVALARTGAHASAPAIAEEQTRDTPHPAASDELTVETPHPAAAEGADARQDGTHG; encoded by the coding sequence ATGACGACCGAGCAGCCCGAGCAGCCCGCCCCGACGACGCCGGACGAGAAGATCGTGCCGCTGACCCCGCCCGACCCGGTCGAGGTCGAGGTGACCGAGAACCCCGGCGTGGCCGCCGACGGCACGTTGCAGCCGGAGGCCGGGGTGGAGACGGAGCGCCATCCTGTGCCCGAGGCGGAGATCGACTCCGCCGAGGCGGACCTCGAGGAGGACCTCGACGGCGAGCCCGACCTCGACGAGGAGCCGGAGCCCTTCACCGACGGCCCGCCCCCGCTCCCCACGCCGATGCTCGTGCTCGACGGCGAGCTGCCCCCGGAGCCCGAGCCGGTCGCCGAGGAGCCCGTCGACCACGGCACCTGCCGCTGCGGCGGCGCCTTCGACGCCGACGGCTGGTGCACCGAGTGCGGCGAGCGCCGCCCCGACCCGCGCCACCACTTCACGGCCCGGCCCGCCGACCACGTGGCGGCGGTCTGCGACCGTGGCATACGGCATACCGACAACGAGGACGCGATGGCCGTGTGGGCCGGCGAGGACGGCAGCGCCGCCCTCGTCGTGTGCGACGGCGTGACCACCGCGACGCGCTCGGCGGAGGCGAGCCTGGGCGCGGCCGAGGCGGCGCTGCAGACCCTCACCTCGACGTCCGGGTCCGCCGCCGAGCGGATCGTGGCCGCGACCGACGCGGCCGCCGAGGCGGTGGCCCAGGTCGGGCGCGACTTCCCCGACTCGGCCCCGTCGTGCACCTACGTCGCCGTGGTCGTCGAGGACGGCCTGGCGACCTACGGCTCGGTCGGCGACAGCCGCGGCTACTGGATCCCCGACGAGGGCGAGCCCCGGCGGCTGACCACCGACGACTCGATGGCCGAGGAGCAGATCCGCGCCGGGCTCGACCGGGCCAGCGCGGAGTCCGGGGCGCTCGCGCACACCATCACCCGGTGGCTCGGTCCCGACTCCCCCGACCACCGCCCCGTCATCACGACCCAGCAGGTGGGCGAGCCGGGCTGGGTGCTGGCCTGCACCGACGGGCTGTGGAACTACGCCTCCGAGCCGGCCGACCTGCGCGCCGTGCTCCGCCAGGAGGAGCGCCGCGTCGGGCGCGACCCGCTCGACCTCGCGCAGGCGCTGGTCGCGTGGGCCAACGGCCGAGGTGGCGCCGACAACATCACGGTGGCGCTGGCCCGGACCGGCGCGCACGCCTCGGCCCCGGCCATCGCCGAGGAGCAGACCAGAGACACCCCGCACCCGGCGGCCTCCGACGAGCTGACCGTGGAGACCCCGCACCCGGCGGCTGCCGAGGGTGCCGACGCGAGGCAGGATGGGACGCATGGCTGA
- a CDS encoding serine/threonine-protein kinase, protein MNRCVQPGCPGVYEDGWCNVCGSPEPTAAPEAAPVAPATPAPASSPASPAGSASTPDGLSAEVDSQVATPGPGRSREAVRAAVVRRQRASARHRRTTLGMGLTQVPPVPVGDPMQALMVDPQVPEERRVCPNCGAKVGQAAGEAGGRQQGFCPQCRAPYSFTPKLQPGELVAGQYEVAGALAHGGMGWIYLARDKNVSDRWVVLKGLLNTGDSDALEAAVAEQQFLAQVKHPLIVEIYNVVTHDGDAYTVMEYVGGTSLKQMLKQRMTTAGRYDPFPVDQALAFVLETLPAFSHLHDLGLLFCDFKPDNLIQEGDGVKLIDLGGVRRQDDLESPIYGTVGYQAPEVAEVGPSVASDIYTIGRTLCVLTFEFRGYQSEYVDSLPPVSQVPAFVENDAFYRLVARCCAPDPNDRFLTIDELRTQMIGVLRQVVASRSDHAATMSAHSMAFEAPVSTGETLSWWELPELKRDETDPMLDWLSSLQVGDPVALHSTLVGHDQQTPEVLLARARAGVRVGQRAWVDDALSQLLREDPWDWRAAWVRGLWELSQAGPDEESTRRAGQAAASQFAAVRDALPGEIAPRLALALASELGGYAKAAELDYERVWRTDAAYVAPAAFGLHRVRLGRGDVEGAIRALDSVPAGSRAHPRARWLRAELQRRRGSLADLRESMYAVSRLTLDPKQRALFNATIYEQALGQVAQHGERPDWRLGEVPVTRDALRRALEAEYRTLADYTPDPVERATLIDKANAVRPWSWT, encoded by the coding sequence GTGAACCGCTGCGTCCAGCCCGGCTGCCCGGGCGTCTACGAGGATGGGTGGTGCAACGTCTGCGGCTCGCCCGAGCCCACCGCCGCACCCGAGGCCGCGCCCGTCGCCCCCGCGACGCCGGCCCCCGCCTCCTCCCCCGCGAGCCCGGCCGGCTCGGCCTCGACCCCGGACGGCCTCTCCGCGGAGGTCGACTCCCAGGTCGCCACCCCCGGCCCGGGACGCTCCCGCGAGGCCGTCCGCGCCGCCGTCGTGCGCCGTCAGCGCGCCTCCGCCCGCCACCGCCGCACGACGCTCGGCATGGGCCTGACCCAGGTGCCGCCGGTGCCCGTGGGCGACCCGATGCAGGCGCTCATGGTCGACCCGCAGGTGCCCGAGGAGCGGCGCGTCTGCCCCAACTGCGGCGCCAAGGTCGGGCAGGCCGCGGGCGAGGCGGGCGGCCGCCAGCAGGGCTTCTGCCCGCAGTGCCGCGCCCCCTACTCCTTCACCCCCAAGCTGCAGCCCGGTGAGCTCGTCGCCGGGCAGTACGAGGTCGCCGGCGCCCTCGCCCACGGCGGCATGGGCTGGATCTACCTGGCCCGCGACAAGAACGTCTCCGACCGCTGGGTGGTGCTCAAGGGCCTGCTCAACACCGGTGACTCGGACGCGCTCGAGGCGGCGGTGGCCGAGCAGCAGTTCCTCGCGCAGGTCAAGCACCCGCTCATCGTCGAGATCTACAACGTCGTCACCCACGACGGCGACGCCTACACCGTCATGGAGTACGTCGGCGGCACGAGCTTGAAGCAGATGCTCAAGCAGCGGATGACGACCGCCGGGCGCTACGACCCGTTCCCGGTCGACCAGGCGCTGGCGTTCGTGCTCGAGACGCTCCCGGCCTTCAGCCACCTGCACGACCTCGGCCTGCTCTTCTGCGACTTCAAGCCCGACAACCTCATCCAGGAGGGCGACGGGGTCAAGCTCATCGACCTCGGCGGCGTGCGGCGCCAGGACGACCTGGAGTCGCCGATCTACGGCACCGTCGGCTACCAGGCGCCCGAGGTGGCCGAGGTCGGCCCGTCGGTCGCGTCCGACATCTACACGATCGGCCGGACGCTGTGCGTGCTCACCTTCGAGTTCCGCGGCTACCAGTCGGAGTACGTCGACTCCCTGCCCCCGGTCTCGCAGGTCCCGGCCTTCGTCGAGAACGACGCCTTCTACCGGCTGGTCGCGCGCTGCTGCGCCCCCGACCCCAACGACCGGTTCCTCACGATCGACGAGCTGCGCACCCAGATGATCGGCGTGCTGCGACAGGTCGTCGCCTCGCGCTCGGACCACGCGGCCACGATGTCGGCGCACTCGATGGCCTTCGAGGCGCCGGTGTCGACGGGCGAGACGCTGTCCTGGTGGGAGCTGCCCGAGCTCAAGCGTGACGAGACCGACCCGATGCTCGACTGGCTGTCGTCGCTGCAGGTCGGCGATCCGGTCGCGCTGCACTCGACCCTCGTCGGACACGACCAGCAGACCCCCGAGGTGCTGCTCGCCCGCGCCCGCGCCGGCGTCCGCGTCGGGCAGCGCGCCTGGGTCGACGACGCCCTGAGCCAGCTGCTGCGGGAGGACCCGTGGGACTGGCGGGCCGCCTGGGTGCGCGGGCTCTGGGAGCTCTCGCAGGCCGGCCCCGACGAGGAGAGCACCCGTCGCGCCGGGCAGGCTGCGGCCTCGCAGTTCGCCGCCGTGCGCGACGCGCTGCCGGGCGAGATCGCCCCCCGCCTCGCGCTCGCCCTCGCGAGCGAGCTGGGCGGCTACGCCAAGGCCGCCGAGCTCGACTACGAGCGGGTATGGCGTACCGACGCGGCCTACGTGGCCCCCGCCGCCTTCGGACTGCACCGGGTCCGCCTCGGCCGCGGCGACGTCGAGGGCGCCATCCGCGCGCTCGACTCCGTGCCGGCCGGGTCCCGGGCGCACCCGCGCGCCCGGTGGCTGCGGGCCGAGCTGCAGCGCCGCCGCGGCAGCCTCGCCGACCTGCGCGAGTCGATGTATGCCGTCTCCCGGCTGACCCTCGACCCCAAGCAGCGGGCGCTCTTCAACGCGACGATCTACGAGCAGGCGCTCGGCCAGGTCGCGCAGCACGGCGAGCGCCCCGACTGGCGGCTGGGCGAGGTGCCCGTGACCCGCGACGCGCTGCGGCGCGCGCTGGAGGCGGAGTACCGCACCCTCGCCGACTACACCCCCGACCCCGTCGAGCGCGCGACGCTCATCGACAAGGCCAACGCCGTACGCCCCTGGAGCTGGACATGA
- a CDS encoding AAA family ATPase, translating to MTTQPLRDAVDVLARVGREAGLDEGAVRAEGMALAAAVLERSTDTMPMARIWGETFGRPASEFFGMVPRGRRYGSIPTTLLGTLLAESSARAQGYAVALSDVATAACTVPGADADTVGRAAVAARTQLGAAGVSGHGTADSPVPMPAAPDAAAGAPQAPGAPQVPGAAPVTPGTAPGLPTSHDGLRDLSSDLLRRAQEQSERVREMLGHVGRLGQAGGPGGQLPPYPPAGLDGGDPSGGAVPGTTAYPDQVQTQAPPEGTPEPEPEEPAQPERSVEELLAELDELTGLTRVKAEIHRQVAVLKMDARRQEAGLKVATLTRHLVFVGNPGTGKTTVARLVGGIYRALGLLSKGQLVEVDRSELVAGYLGQTAAKTAEVVASALGGVLFIDEAYSLNGDQYGKEAIDTLVKEMEDHRDDLVVIVAGYPEPMAEFISMNPGLESRFRTIIEFDDYSDDELAEIQRTLAAKMDYDIAEEAAERFREILAATPRGPSFGNGRFARNLLEAAIGRHAWRLRDAEDPSVEDLRTLRKEDFEDRDLVDTSVAVASVADAPQGMEPAPARERGSSEVDEPPVDADDDLDEPDDERAEPGEDER from the coding sequence ATGACCACCCAGCCCCTGCGCGACGCCGTCGACGTGCTCGCCCGGGTCGGCCGCGAGGCCGGCCTCGACGAGGGCGCCGTCCGCGCCGAGGGCATGGCGCTCGCCGCGGCCGTCCTGGAGCGCTCCACCGACACCATGCCGATGGCTCGGATCTGGGGCGAGACCTTCGGGCGCCCCGCCAGCGAGTTCTTCGGGATGGTCCCCCGCGGCCGCCGCTACGGCTCGATCCCCACCACCCTGCTCGGCACGCTGCTGGCGGAGTCCAGCGCCCGTGCCCAGGGGTATGCCGTGGCCCTCTCCGACGTCGCCACCGCCGCCTGCACGGTGCCGGGTGCCGACGCCGACACGGTGGGCCGCGCCGCCGTCGCGGCCCGCACCCAGCTCGGCGCCGCGGGCGTCTCCGGGCATGGCACGGCCGACAGCCCGGTGCCGATGCCGGCTGCTCCGGACGCGGCCGCGGGCGCCCCGCAGGCTCCGGGCGCCCCGCAGGTCCCGGGCGCCGCCCCCGTCACCCCGGGCACCGCCCCCGGCCTCCCCACCAGCCACGACGGCCTCCGCGACCTGTCCTCCGACCTGCTGCGCCGCGCCCAGGAACAGTCCGAGCGCGTCCGCGAGATGCTCGGCCACGTCGGCCGCCTCGGCCAGGCCGGCGGCCCCGGGGGACAGCTGCCGCCCTACCCGCCCGCCGGCCTCGACGGCGGCGACCCGAGCGGCGGCGCCGTCCCGGGCACCACGGCATACCCCGACCAGGTGCAGACCCAGGCCCCGCCGGAGGGCACGCCCGAGCCCGAGCCGGAGGAGCCGGCCCAGCCCGAGCGTTCAGTCGAGGAGCTGCTCGCCGAGCTCGACGAGCTCACCGGCCTGACCCGCGTCAAGGCCGAGATCCACCGGCAGGTCGCCGTCCTCAAGATGGACGCCCGCCGTCAGGAGGCGGGCCTCAAGGTCGCCACGCTGACCCGGCACCTGGTCTTCGTCGGCAACCCCGGCACCGGCAAGACGACCGTGGCCCGCCTCGTCGGCGGCATCTACCGCGCGCTGGGCCTGCTGAGCAAGGGCCAGCTCGTCGAGGTCGACCGCTCCGAGCTCGTCGCCGGCTACCTCGGCCAGACCGCCGCCAAGACCGCCGAGGTCGTCGCGTCGGCGCTGGGCGGCGTGCTTTTCATCGACGAGGCCTACAGCCTCAACGGCGACCAGTACGGCAAGGAGGCCATCGACACCCTCGTCAAGGAGATGGAGGACCACCGCGACGACCTCGTCGTCATCGTGGCCGGCTATCCCGAGCCGATGGCCGAGTTCATCTCCATGAACCCCGGGCTCGAGAGCCGCTTCCGGACGATCATCGAGTTCGACGACTACAGCGACGACGAGCTCGCCGAGATCCAGCGCACCCTCGCCGCCAAGATGGACTACGACATCGCTGAGGAGGCGGCCGAGCGCTTCCGCGAGATCCTCGCGGCCACCCCGCGCGGGCCGTCCTTCGGCAACGGCCGCTTCGCCCGCAACCTGCTCGAGGCCGCGATCGGTCGACACGCCTGGCGCCTGCGCGACGCCGAGGACCCGAGCGTCGAGGACCTGCGCACGCTGCGCAAGGAGGACTTCGAGGACCGCGACCTGGTCGACACGTCGGTGGCTGTCGCGTCGGTGGCCGATGCTCCGCAGGGTATGGAGCCCGCCCCAGCTCGGGAGCGCGGCTCCTCGGAGGTGGACGAACCGCCGGTCGACGCTGACGACGACCTCGACGAGCCCGACGACGAGCGCGCCGAGCCCGGCGAGGACGAGCGATGA